CAGGCGCAGTAGTCCACGTCGCCGGTGGGTGGGGGCGACCGCAACGAAACTGAGGCCGGCCGCTGGAAGCACCGCGCCGCCGGGCACCGTCAACCGCAGGTCGAGATATAGCGCCATGCTCACGACGTCACGACCGTCGCAACTCACCACTGCACCATCAGCGGGTATCAGACTGCGCCAGGTGTTGGCCGGACGAGGACCCATGAAGTCCGGAAAGCTGGCGGCCGCCAGGAAGTACATCGACGCCCAGTCGTCCTCCGTCGGGCTACGAAGTGTCAGGGATGTCGGTAAAGCGTTTGGCACGGCGACGGTCACGAAACCGACTCTGGCACATACCCGCGCTCCCGCGCATCTGAATATCGCAGCAATAATGGGTCCCACCGCAACCGGCAAAGGAGCCTTCGATGAGCACAGAGCGCCCGCTGCGGGTGATCCAGTGGACCACCGGAAACATCGGGCGCCGATCGCTGCACGCCATCATCGACCGGCCCGACATGGAATTGGTGGGCGTGTACGCGCACGGCCCGGAAAAGCTCGGTGTCGACGCCGCCGACCTGGCGGGCTGGCCCGAGCAGACCGGAGTGCAGGCCACCGACGACGTCGACGCGCTGCTGGCGCTGGGCGCCGACGCATGTTGCTATAACCCGTTGTGGCCCAAAATCGATGAACTGGTGCGCTTGCTGGAATCCGGTGTCAACGTGTGCACCAGCGCGGCCTGGATCACCGGCGGCAAGCAGACACCGCAGGACCGCGAGCGCATCATCGCTGCCTGCGAGCGCGGCGGCTCGACGATCTTCGGCAGCGGCGCACATCCCGGCATGACCAACATGGTCGGCATGGTGCTCAGTGCCGCGTGCGAGCGCGTCGACGAAATCCGCATCACCGAATCGGTGGACTGTTCGACCTACGAGTCGGCGGAAACGCAGACGGCCATGGGTTTTTCGCGGGATCCCGACACCGCCGGCTTGGCCGAGAGTGTGCGCTCCGAAAGCGAGGTCTTTGCCGAATCGGCGGCCATGATGGCCGATGCGATCGGGGCGAAGCTGGACCGGATGACGTTCGACGTGACGTTCACGGCGGCCACCGCGGATACCGATCTGGGGTTCATGACGATCCCCGCCGGCACCGTCGGCAGCGTCTATGGTTACCACCGCGGCTGGCAGGGCGACCGCAACGTCGTCAGCGTGGGATTCAACTGGACCATGGGCAACCACGTGGTGCCGCCCAAACCGCTGGAGCACGGCCACGTCATCCAGGTCTTCGGGCTGCCCAACATGCGCACCGTGCTGCACTGCCTGCCGCCGAAGGATTGGACCGAGCCGGGTTTCATGGGCCTGGGCATGATCTACACCGCGATGCCGGTCACCAACGCGGTTCCGGCGGTGGTGGCCGCCAAACCCGGGATCGTCACGCTTGCCGATCTGCCGCCCGTCACCGGCCGGGTGGCGCGCTAGCGCCGAACGCGGGCATCCGCCGGCACCCCCGAGGAACGGTCACGTGCACTAAGAGTAAGGTGCTTAGCCAAGCAAAGGTTCTGTCTGCACCGGGCCTGGCTCACTCGGGTGGGCCGCGGCGACCTTTGGAGGTGAGCGGAAGGCGCTCAAGTGAGAACGATTCGCATTACCCGCGTGACCAGGCACCTTTGGATACCGCTGGTCCTGGTGATCGTGCTCGCGGTTTCGGGTTTGGTGGTGATGCGGCTGCACCGGATCTTCGGTTCCCAGGACCTCAACGCGAACTCCGGCGGCGGGATCGAGATCGTGCAATTCAACCCCAAGGTCGTCATCTATGAGGTCTTCGGTCCGCCCGGGAGCACCGCGAACATCAACTACTGGGACGCGGAAGCCAACACCCACCAGGTCGACGCCGCTCCGCTGCCGTGGTCGGTGACGGTCTCGACGACGCTGCCCTCGGTGAGCGCCAACATCATGGCGCAAGGCGACGGCAGCCGAATCGGCTGCCGTATCACGGTGGACGGCGTGGTCCGGCAAGAGAAGAAGTCCGATGGCGTCAACCCGCAGACCTTCTGCTTGGTGAAATCCGCATGAAACACCTCGACGACACCGCCACCAGCCCGGCCAGCACCCAAGACCCCGAAACCACCCGGAGCGGCCCGGGCACCCGCCACCCGCACCGGCCCGTCATCCCCCACACCATCCGTATCTTCGCGGCGCCGATCATCCTGGCCTGGGTGGTGCTGACCGTCATCGTCAACGTCGCCGTGCCGCGACTGGAAGTCGTCAGCGAGGAACATTCCGCGCCGATGACGCCGTTGGACGCCCCGTCGATGAAGGCGATGATGCTGTTGGGGCACAACTTCCGGGAGTTCGATTCCAACAGCACGGTGATGATCGTCCTGGAAGGTCAGCAACCCCTGGGCGACGACGCGCACCACTACTACGACAACTTGATTCGCCAGCTGCGCCAGGACCGCACGCACGTCCAGCACATCCAGGATTTCTGGGGAGACCGGCTCACCGCCGCCGGCGCGCAGAGCGCCGACGCCAGGGGCGCCTACGTCATGCTGAACCTCGCCGGCAACCAGGGCACCACGCTGGCCAATGAATCCGTCGAGGCCGTCCGCAAGGTGATCGACCGCAACCAGCCGCCGCCCGGGGTGCGGGCCTACGTCACCGGTCCCGCCGCGCTCAGCGACGACATGCACATCATCGGTAACGCCAGCCTGGCCAAGATCACGCTGTTCACCCTCGGCGCCATCGCCATCATGCTGCTGCTGGCCTACCGCTCCGTCGTCACCACGCTGGTCCAGTTGTTCATGACCGGCATTGCGCTGGCTTCCTCGCGCGGGGTGGTCGCGGTGCTGGGCTATCACAACGTTTTCGGGCTCACGACGTTTGCCGCCAACATCCTCACCATGCTGGCGATCGCCGCCGGCACCGACTACGGGATCTTCCTGGTCGGCCGCTACCAGGAGGCGCTACGGGCCGGTGAGGACCGAGAAACCGCCTACTACACCACCTTTCGCGGAGTGGTCCCGGTGGTGCTGGGCTCGGGACTGACCATAGCCGGGGCAACCTACTGCCTGAGCTTTGCGCGGCTGCCCTGGTTCAACACCATGGGCGCGCCCGTGGCGATCGGCATGCTCGTGGTGGTGTTGGCCGGGGTGACGCTGGGTCCCGCGGTGGTTTTCGTCGGCAGCCGGTTCCACCTGTTCGAGTCCCGGCGGGCGGCCGGGAAAGGCAGGCTGTGGCGGCGCGTCGGTACGGCCGTGGTGCGTTGGCCCGCACCGATTTTGGCGGTCAGCGGGGCGATCGTGCTGGTGGGCATGGTCGCGCTGCCGACGTTCAAGACCAGCTACAACGACCGCTACTACCTGCCGGCCGCAGCCCCCTCCAACCTCGGGCAAGCCGCCGCCGACCGGCATTTTTCGCAGGCCCGGATGAATCCGGACATGCTGATGATCGAGGCCGATCACGACATGCGCAATACCGCCGACATGCTGGTCTTGGACAAGGTGGCCAAGAACGTCATCCGGGTTGTCGGTATCGCCATGATCCAGGACATCACCAGACCGCTGGGCATCCCAATTCAGCACAGCTCCATACCATTTCAGAACAGCATGCAAAGCCAGACGACCATGCAGAACATGGCGTTCCTGAAGGACCGCATGGCCGACATCACCAAGATGGCCGACGAAATGCAGTTCATGATCGACACGATGCAGCGCATGTACCAGGTGACCCAAGAACTTTCCAGCGCCGCCGACGACAGCGCCCGGACCACCGCCGAAACAGCGGACATCACCAACCGATTACGGGACCACATCGCCGATTTCGACGACTTCTGGCGTCCGATACGAAGCTACTTCTACTGGGAGAAGCACTGCTACGACATTCCCATCTGCTGGTCGATACGGTCGCTGTTCGACTCGCTGGACGGCTTCGACCAGCTGGCCGGGCAATTCGACGAACTGACCGCAGACATCCAGCGCACCGCCACCGCCACCCACGAGATGCTGGTGCTGATCCCACCGATGATCGACACCATGAAGACCACCAAGGCCCTGACGTTGACCATGCAGGCCACCTTCTCGGCGATGCTCGACCAGATGGACGAGCTGAGCAACACCGCCATCGTCATGGGGCAGAGTTTCGACGCCTCCAAGAACGACGACTTCTTCTACCTGCCGCCCGAAGCGTTCGACAACCCGGACTTTCAGACGGGGCTTCGGATGTTCCTGTCGCCGGACGGTAAGTCGGCGCGCTTCTTCATCACCCACCAGGGCGATCCGATGACCCCGGAGGGAATCTCGCGCGTCGACGCCGAGCGCACCGCGGCCCAGGAGGGACTCAAGCAATCGTCGCTCTCGGATGCCAAGGTGTATCTCGGCGGAACCGCCGCGACGTTCAAGGACATGGCCGACGGCGAAAAATACGACCTGATGATCGCGGTGGTGTCGGCACTGACGCTGATCTTCATGATCATGCTGTTGCTGACCCGAAGCGTGGTCGCCGCGCTGGTCATCGTCGGCACCGCGGCCAGCTCGATCGCCGCGTCCTTCGGGTTGTCGGTGCTGATTTGGCAGGACCTGTTCGGCATCAAAATCCACTGGATCGTGGCGGCGCTGTCGGTTATCATCCTGCTGGCCGTGGGCTCCGACTACAACCTGCTGTTGGTCTCCCGTTTCCGGGAAGAGATCCATGCCGGACTCAAGACCGGAACCATCCGCTCCATGGCCGGCACCGGCGGGGTGGTGACGGCCGCGGGTCTGGTGTTCGCCTTCACCATGGCCGCCATGCTGGGCAGCGAATTGCGGGTGCTCGGCCAGTTCGGGTCGACCGTCTGTATCGGTCTGCTGCTCGACACGTTGATCGTGCGCACCCTGCTGATGCCGTCGATCGCCACGCTGCTGGGCCGCTGGTTCTGGTGGCCGCAGGTGGTCCACCCGCGCGGTCACAATGCCCAGCGTGTCTGAGGGCATCGAGACATGTTCGGGTACTTGATTTTTCAAGGCGTGCGGTCATCGAGCTTGCCCGGCGACGGCGTTGGATCAATAACTCCAGCAGGTAGTTTGGTTCCCTCCGGGTGCAGCCAAGCCCCAAGTCCTCGATCCAGCGGTGTACAAGCCACGGTGGGGATATCAGAATAACTTCATCGCTGCTTCATCGCCGATGCAGATCCTCATCTGGCGACGGCGCAAGTGCTGGCGGACAGGAGGTATGAGATGTCGTTCGTGAGCGTAGCGCCCGAGGTGGCGGCGGCCGCGACGACAGACCTGACCCGGATCGCCTCAGCAATCAGCGCCGCACACACCGCCGCCGCCGTGCCGACGACCGGGCTGCTGGCTGCCGGCGCCGATGAGGTCTCGACAGTGATGGCCACGCTGTTTGCCGAGTACGGGCGTCAGTATCAGGCGCTGGCCGCACAGGTCGCGGCATCTTACGACCAATTCACCCGCACAATGGTGGCCGGAGTGAATGCCTATGCGGCCGCCGAGGCCGCCAACATCACCCGGCTCGCGACGAGCGTAGTCAATGCGGTCAATGAGCCCGTCCTCGAGCTGACCGGGCGCCCGCTGATCGGCGACGGCGCCAACGGGTACACCAACGCTCAAGGCGTGGGGACGGTCGGCAAACCCGGCGGCTGGTTGTACGGCAACGGCGGTACCGGTGGCACCAGCACTCGCGCTGGAGTGGCTGGCGGTGCCGGCGGGGCCGCGGGTCTGATCGGTACCGGCGGCACCGGCGGCAACAGCGTTTACGGTGGAGCTCCCGGTGGTGTTGGCGGGCCCGCGGTTCTGATCGGCGACGGCGGCACAGGCGGGGCCAGTGGACCCGGTGGCGTTGGCGGGCTCGGCGGCCGCGCCGGGTTGCTGTGGGGATACACCGGCACCGCAGGCATCAGTACTCTTCTGTCGCCGAACCAAACGCTCATCTATGTCGATCAATACGGCAATCCGCTGCTCAACATCTCGGTAGGCGGCGGACCAAGGATGCCCGTCATCGTCGATTCCGGCTCCACTGGACTTGTGGTTCCACCGCAATACGTCAATGTGGCGGCTCTTGGCGCGCCTACCGGGACGGGCTCGGTCAGCTACGGCCTTAGCGAAGTCGGTCGCCTGTTCGTCGGGTACCAGACATATCAAACGACCGTGAATTTCGGGAACGGAATTGTCAGCCCGTCGACCACCGTTGCGGTCGCCACCTCCGCATATCTGGGTACGCCAAGCCACCCCATCGACCCTTCGTTGTTACCCGCCTATCTGGGCGTGGGTCCCAACAACATGTTTCCGTTCTCGACGCCCACAAATGCGGCTTTGCCGGTCGGCATGAATCAGGGTGTGCTGATCAATATGCCTCGCGGTTTGCTGGAGTTCGGCCCAAATTCGCTGCCGCCCATCGTCCAGCTCAATGGAGCACCGGGAACCATGGTTCAGGTACAGATCAACAACGGATTGCCGCAGACCGTTCCCGCATACATCGATTCCGGCGGCGTGGGCGGAACCGTCCCACAATCGTTGGTGCCTAGCCTGACGGTCGGCAATCACCTTCCCGAGGGCACCACCATCACGGTCTCCACGATCAACGGTGTGCCCCTCTACACGCAGACGGTCACTGCGGCCAATTCCCCAACGGTTGTGTCCTCGGGCAATCCGTTCAATACCGGGAACTACCCCTTCTCAGTCGGGCCGATCTATATCTGGAACGATCCCAGCCCGATAGGAACGACGGTCTTTGACCGACTGGCCTGACCGCTTCAGCGCTAATCGTCAACGCGCAGGCAGACCGCGACCGCCCCGGCGCCCACGTGTACCGCCAGCACCGGCCCCAACTCGGTCACGATTGCCGGTTCACCCGTCGGGAGCCGCCGGGCCAGCTCCGCCGCCACTTCTCCGGCGCCGCCGGAGTTGGCGACGTGATGCACCGCAACAGCAACAGGGCCTTCGCCAGCCACCTCGCACACCCGGTCGATCATCGCCGCCATCGCGTGTTTGACAGTGCGAACACGTTGGGCCAGAACAAGTTTCCCGTCGTCGACGCGAAGTATCGGCTTGAGCGCCAACGCGGTACCCAGCCATGCCTTGGCGCCACCGATCCGTCCGCTGCGGCGCAGGTTGTCCAGCCGGTGTACGACGACGAACGCCTGCGTGCGCCGCACCGCTTCCTGTGCGGCGCGAGCAACGGCATCCAGGTCATTGCCGGCGGCCGCGGCACGCGCGGCAGCCAGCACGGCGAATCCGGTGCCCATCGCCGCCGACTTCGAGTCGATGACCCGCACGGCCGGGCCGAGGCCGGCCGCGGTCAGCTCGGCGGCGCGGCAGGTTCCCGACAGTCCCGACGAAATATGTACCGCCACCACCCCATCTCCGTCGCTGTCGGCCAGCGCCTGCCGGTAGGCGG
The nucleotide sequence above comes from Mycobacterium pseudokansasii. Encoded proteins:
- a CDS encoding dihydrodipicolinate reductase, producing the protein MSTERPLRVIQWTTGNIGRRSLHAIIDRPDMELVGVYAHGPEKLGVDAADLAGWPEQTGVQATDDVDALLALGADACCYNPLWPKIDELVRLLESGVNVCTSAAWITGGKQTPQDRERIIAACERGGSTIFGSGAHPGMTNMVGMVLSAACERVDEIRITESVDCSTYESAETQTAMGFSRDPDTAGLAESVRSESEVFAESAAMMADAIGAKLDRMTFDVTFTAATADTDLGFMTIPAGTVGSVYGYHRGWQGDRNVVSVGFNWTMGNHVVPPKPLEHGHVIQVFGLPNMRTVLHCLPPKDWTEPGFMGLGMIYTAMPVTNAVPAVVAAKPGIVTLADLPPVTGRVAR
- a CDS encoding MmpS family transport accessory protein, whose protein sequence is MTRVTRHLWIPLVLVIVLAVSGLVVMRLHRIFGSQDLNANSGGGIEIVQFNPKVVIYEVFGPPGSTANINYWDAEANTHQVDAAPLPWSVTVSTTLPSVSANIMAQGDGSRIGCRITVDGVVRQEKKSDGVNPQTFCLVKSA
- a CDS encoding RND family transporter gives rise to the protein MKHLDDTATSPASTQDPETTRSGPGTRHPHRPVIPHTIRIFAAPIILAWVVLTVIVNVAVPRLEVVSEEHSAPMTPLDAPSMKAMMLLGHNFREFDSNSTVMIVLEGQQPLGDDAHHYYDNLIRQLRQDRTHVQHIQDFWGDRLTAAGAQSADARGAYVMLNLAGNQGTTLANESVEAVRKVIDRNQPPPGVRAYVTGPAALSDDMHIIGNASLAKITLFTLGAIAIMLLLAYRSVVTTLVQLFMTGIALASSRGVVAVLGYHNVFGLTTFAANILTMLAIAAGTDYGIFLVGRYQEALRAGEDRETAYYTTFRGVVPVVLGSGLTIAGATYCLSFARLPWFNTMGAPVAIGMLVVVLAGVTLGPAVVFVGSRFHLFESRRAAGKGRLWRRVGTAVVRWPAPILAVSGAIVLVGMVALPTFKTSYNDRYYLPAAAPSNLGQAAADRHFSQARMNPDMLMIEADHDMRNTADMLVLDKVAKNVIRVVGIAMIQDITRPLGIPIQHSSIPFQNSMQSQTTMQNMAFLKDRMADITKMADEMQFMIDTMQRMYQVTQELSSAADDSARTTAETADITNRLRDHIADFDDFWRPIRSYFYWEKHCYDIPICWSIRSLFDSLDGFDQLAGQFDELTADIQRTATATHEMLVLIPPMIDTMKTTKALTLTMQATFSAMLDQMDELSNTAIVMGQSFDASKNDDFFYLPPEAFDNPDFQTGLRMFLSPDGKSARFFITHQGDPMTPEGISRVDAERTAAQEGLKQSSLSDAKVYLGGTAATFKDMADGEKYDLMIAVVSALTLIFMIMLLLTRSVVAALVIVGTAASSIAASFGLSVLIWQDLFGIKIHWIVAALSVIILLAVGSDYNLLLVSRFREEIHAGLKTGTIRSMAGTGGVVTAAGLVFAFTMAAMLGSELRVLGQFGSTVCIGLLLDTLIVRTLLMPSIATLLGRWFWWPQVVHPRGHNAQRV
- a CDS encoding PecA family PE domain-processing aspartic protease → MSFVSVAPEVAAAATTDLTRIASAISAAHTAAAVPTTGLLAAGADEVSTVMATLFAEYGRQYQALAAQVAASYDQFTRTMVAGVNAYAAAEAANITRLATSVVNAVNEPVLELTGRPLIGDGANGYTNAQGVGTVGKPGGWLYGNGGTGGTSTRAGVAGGAGGAAGLIGTGGTGGNSVYGGAPGGVGGPAVLIGDGGTGGASGPGGVGGLGGRAGLLWGYTGTAGISTLLSPNQTLIYVDQYGNPLLNISVGGGPRMPVIVDSGSTGLVVPPQYVNVAALGAPTGTGSVSYGLSEVGRLFVGYQTYQTTVNFGNGIVSPSTTVAVATSAYLGTPSHPIDPSLLPAYLGVGPNNMFPFSTPTNAALPVGMNQGVLINMPRGLLEFGPNSLPPIVQLNGAPGTMVQVQINNGLPQTVPAYIDSGGVGGTVPQSLVPSLTVGNHLPEGTTITVSTINGVPLYTQTVTAANSPTVVSSGNPFNTGNYPFSVGPIYIWNDPSPIGTTVFDRLA
- a CDS encoding DegV family protein, whose amino-acid sequence is MSVVVVTDTSASLPADLRDTWAIREVPLHILLDGADLRDGVDEIPADIYQRHATTAAATPAELDAAYRQALADSDGDGVVAVHISSGLSGTCRAAELTAAGLGPAVRVIDSKSAAMGTGFAVLAAARAAAAGNDLDAVARAAQEAVRRTQAFVVVHRLDNLRRSGRIGGAKAWLGTALALKPILRVDDGKLVLAQRVRTVKHAMAAMIDRVCEVAGEGPVAVAVHHVANSGGAGEVAAELARRLPTGEPAIVTELGPVLAVHVGAGAVAVCLRVDD